One genomic window of Diospyros lotus cultivar Yz01 chromosome 8, ASM1463336v1, whole genome shotgun sequence includes the following:
- the LOC127807653 gene encoding uncharacterized protein LOC127807653 isoform X2 — translation MLKFLSKVRIEFNALDPRLASCMEFLAQCNARKAKESNPACQVLVKRRTDEHPPQITVTFVNGVEEVFDATATSAQSIRTMILEKGQYLETEQMFREAGEKWPVIIPEEELRQPAPGTKHSCKQIG, via the coding sequence ATGTTGAAGTTCCTGTCGAAGGTGAGAATAGAGTTCAACGCGCTGGACCCCCGTTTGGCATCGTGCATGGAGTTCTTGGCCCAGTGCAATGCCCGGAAGGCCAAGGAATCGAACCCAGCGTGCCAGGTCTTGGTCAAGCGCCGCACCGACGAGCACCCCCCTCAAATCACTGTCACTTTCGTCAACGGCGTCGAAGAGGTCTTCGACGCCACCGCCACCTCCGCACAGTCCATCCGGACCATGATTCTCGAAAAGGGTCAGTATCTCGAGACCGAGCAGATGTTCCGCGAAGCCGGTGAGAAGTGGCCTGTCATCATCCCCGAGGAAGAACTCCGGCAACCGGCTCCTGGCACTAAG
- the LOC127807647 gene encoding uncharacterized protein LOC127807647 isoform X1, protein MGASSSTEQVPAEQREAESLAASTGALPMLRNAFTVLADPQTNTIPLHSLQKCFSLTVQNPECEATAIPAHFQRLLAHLGPSVVDLFFLAEKGGISWIEFLRGYVKCCGSASASSSFNALFRVFAMGVAKAGLPAKLMFESDDAHSKMSGFLIPTDLLMFLWMCYIMSWDSKDLELFGGERNHGLPDLSHLVLSSVLSCAEVGVDFNPWDCDILGMTMQLPAGKLHMWALRTVPSLPDCFTQFVHGRIQKCITSENKSDPSCSSVHDPPAIVDPNTTHLTRGRAWAISLTMRSTLREEILKVCFSSYSGGTNESLLYRSSLHGRGLNRFWSSVEGYNGPMLVLIAASLGDSYEDNGEVKRWILGALTHQAFENEDMFYGSAGCLYAISPVFNVFSSSAGKEKNFVYSHLHPTSRVYEPHPKPVGVAFGGSIGNERIFIDEDFSKVTVRHHAFDKTYQAGSLFPNQGFLPTEASVLEVEVWGLGGKNAKRTQTSYKKREELFTEQRRKVDLKTFASWEDSPEKMMMDMVSDPNSVRREDR, encoded by the exons ATGGGAGCGTCGTCTTCAACCGAGCAAGTTCCAGCGGAGCAGCGCGAGGCCGAGAGCCTGGCGGCGTCGACAGGAGCACTTCCGATGCTTCGGAATGCTTTCACCGTCCTCGCCGATCCCCAAACCAACACCATTCCGCTTCACTCTCTTCAG AAATGCTTTAGCTTAACCGTTCAGAATCCTGAATGTGAAGCAACTGCAATTCCAGCACACTTTCAGAGGTTGTTGGCTCATCTGGGACCATCCGTAGTTGACCTGTTTTTCTTGGCTGAGAAAGGGGGTATTAGTTGGATTGAGTTCTTGAGAGGTTACGTGAAATGCTGTGGTTCAGCGTCCGCTTCTTCATCATTTAATGCATTATTCAGGGTGTTTGCCATGGGAGTTGCAAAGGCAGGTCTTCCTGCAAAACTGATGTTTGAATCGGATGATGCTCATTCTAAAATGAGCGGGTTCTTAATACCCACTGATCTACTCATGTTTCTCTGGATGTGTTATATTATGTCGTGGGATTCTAAGGATTTGGAGTTGTTTGGCGGGGAAAGAAATCATGGTCTTCCAGATTTGAGTCATCTGGTGCTATCATCTGTTTTATCATGTGCTGAAGTTGGTGTTGACTTCAACCCATGGGACTGTGATATCTTGGGCATGACCATGCAACTTCCAGCAGGAAAACTTCACATGTGGGCTCTGAGAACAGTTCCAAGCCTTCCTGATTGCTTTACACAATTTGTCCATGGAAGAATCCAGAAATGTATTACATCAGAG AACAAGTCAGACCCATCATGCTCATCTGTCCACGATCCTCCTGCAATAGTGGACCCCAATACTACTCATCTAACCAGAGGAAGGGCCTGGGCCATTTCCCTTACCATGAGGAGCACTTTAAGGGAGGAGATTTTGAAAGTATGCTTCTCCAGCTACAGTGGTGGAACCAATGAGAGCCTCCTTTACCG GTCATCTCTTCACGGGAGAGGCCTGAATCGTTTCTGGTCAAGTGTTGAAGGTTACAATGGCCCCATGCTGGTTTTAATTGCTGCTAGTTTGGGAGATAGTTATGAAGATAATGGAGAAGTCAAGAGATGGATTCTTGGTGCACTTACTCATCAAGCTTTTGAGAATGAAGATATGTTCTATGGAAGCGCTGGCTGTCTGTACGCTATAAGTCCAGTATTTAATGTGTTCTCATCTTCTG CAGGGAAGGAGAAGAACTTTGTGTATAGCCACTTGCATCCTACTAGTAGAGTGTACGAGCCACACCCAAAGCCTGTAGGAGTTGCATTTGGAGGATCTATTGGGAATGAGAGGATATTTATTGATGAAGATTTTTCAAAAGTTACCGTTCGCCACCATGCTTTTGACAAAACTTACCAAGCTGGTTCCCTTTTCCCCAATCAG GGGTTCTTACCAACTGAAGCTTCGGTTTTAGAGGTGGAAGTATGGGGATTAGGGGGCAAAAATGCCAAGAGAACCCAAACTTCTtataaaaagagagaagaacTTTTCACTGAACAGAGACGCAAG gTTGACTTAAAAACGTTTGCCAGTTGGGAGGATTCGCctgagaagatgatgatggacATGGTCTCCGATCCCAACAGTGTCAGGCGGGAAGATCGATAA
- the LOC127807649 gene encoding probable methyltransferase At1g29790 → MGSVSLKIGDGTARFKRATLCSSAVNGLMLFAVISTNLFALYAFTFAPKSHPFHHGHKNISLISEQVTLILREIGSSQKKLAQMEKELLGYESIDLSKPNIPDELKVFLNRHQLPLGKDSRTGITEMVASVGHSCEKSVDLLAQYMNYKVNGPCPDDWSLGQRLILQGCEPLPRRRCFAKTVPKLGLFSFPLSLWKNASDKIFNWSGLGCKNLNCLNSKKLSKDCVGCFDLVNGFENQRFVRARGKNDFLIDDVLGMGSGGIRIGFDIGGGSGTFAARMAERNVTVVTATLNVDAPYNEFIAARGLFPLYLSLDHRFPFYDNVFDLVHAASGLDVGGRPEKLDFLMFDIDRILRAGGLFWLDNFYCATDEKKTALTRLIERFGYKKLKWVVGEKVNGSGKSEVYLSAVLQKPVRV, encoded by the coding sequence ATGGGGTCTGTTTCGTTGAAGATAGGAGACGGGACGGCCAGATTCAAAAGGGCCACGCTCTGTTCCTCCGCCGTGAACGGCCTCATGCTCTTCGCCGTAATCTCCACCAATCTGTTCGCTCTCTACGCTTTCACTTTCGCCCCAAAGAGCCATCCATTTCACCATGGGCACAAGAACATTTCACTCATCTCCGAGCAGGTGACGCTGATCCTCAGGGAGATCGGTTCTTCTCAGAAGAAGCTCGCCCAGATGGAGAAGGAGCTTCTCGGCTACGAGAGCATCGATCTTTCGAAACCCAATATCCCGGACGAGCTCAAGGTCTTTCTCAATCGGCACCAGCTTCCGTTGGGGAAGGATTCGAGGACTGGGATCACAGAAATGGTGGCTTCCGTCGGCCATTCGTGCGAGAAATCTGTGGATTTGTTGGCTCAGTATATGAACTATAAAGTGAATGGGCCTTGCCCTGATGATTGGAGCCTCGGCCAGAGGCTGATTCTGCAAGGCTGCGAGCCTCTGCCCAGAAGGAGGTGCTTTGCCAAGACCGTGCCTAAGCTGGGTTTgttctctttccctctttctctctggAAGAATGCTAGTGATAAGATATTTAACTGGAGTGGGCTTGGTTGCAAGAACTTAAACTGCCTGAATTCCAAGAAATTGAGTAAAGATTGTGTCGGTTGTTTTGATTTAGTTAATGGGTTCGAGAATCAGAGGTTTGTTAGGGCCAGGGGGAAGAACGATTTCCTGATTGATGATGTTCTGGGTATGGGGAGTGGTGGGATCAGAATAGGGTTTGATATTGGTGGTGGGTCTGGGACCTTTGCTGCAAGAATGGCCGAGCGGAACGTGACTGTTGTCACTGCCACATTGAACGTAGACGCCCCCTATAATGAGTTCATCGCGGCGAGAGGGCTTTTTCCTCTGTACTTGAGCTTGGATCATAGGTTCCCTTTTTATGACAATGTGTTTGATTTGGTCCATGCTGCCAGTGGATTGGATGTTGGCGGCCGCCCTGAGAAGTTGGACTTTTTGATGTTTGATATTGATCGGATTCTGAGGGCCGGTGGGTTGTTTTGGCTGGACAACTTCTATTGTGCCACGGATGAAAAGAAGACAGCTTTAACCCGGTTGATTGAGCGGTTTGGGTACAAGAAGCTGAAATGGGTTGTGGGAGAGAAGGTAAACGGGTCAGGCAAATCCGAGGTTTATTTGTCTGCTGTTCTACAGAAGCCAGTGAGAGTATGA
- the LOC127807653 gene encoding uncharacterized protein LOC127807653 isoform X1 codes for MLKFLSKVRIEFNALDPRLASCMEFLAQCNARKAKESNPACQVLVKRRTDEHPPQITVTFVNGVEEVFDATATSAQSIRTMILEKGQYLETEQMFREAGEKWPVIIPEEELRQPAPGTKPRKAEEKKL; via the coding sequence ATGTTGAAGTTCCTGTCGAAGGTGAGAATAGAGTTCAACGCGCTGGACCCCCGTTTGGCATCGTGCATGGAGTTCTTGGCCCAGTGCAATGCCCGGAAGGCCAAGGAATCGAACCCAGCGTGCCAGGTCTTGGTCAAGCGCCGCACCGACGAGCACCCCCCTCAAATCACTGTCACTTTCGTCAACGGCGTCGAAGAGGTCTTCGACGCCACCGCCACCTCCGCACAGTCCATCCGGACCATGATTCTCGAAAAGGGTCAGTATCTCGAGACCGAGCAGATGTTCCGCGAAGCCGGTGAGAAGTGGCCTGTCATCATCCCCGAGGAAGAACTCCGGCAACCGGCTCCTGGCACTAAG
- the LOC127807647 gene encoding uncharacterized protein LOC127807647 isoform X2, which produces MGASSSTEQVPAEQREAESLAASTGALPMLRNAFTVLADPQTNTIPLHSLQKCFSLTVQNPECEATAIPAHFQRLLAHLGPSVVDLFFLAEKGGISWIEFLRGYVKCCGSASASSSFNALFRVFAMGVAKAGLPAKLMFESDDAHSKMSGFLIPTDLLMFLWMCYIMSWDSKDLELFGGERNHGLPDLSHLVLSSVLSCAEVGVDFNPWDCDILGMTMQLPAGKLHMWALRTVPSLPDCFTQFVHGRIQKCITSENKSDPSCSSVHDPPAIVDPNTTHLTRGRAWAISLTMRSTLREEILKVCFSSYSGGTNESLLYRSSLHGRGLNRFWSSVEGYNGPMLVLIAASLGDSYEDNGEVKRWILGALTHQAFENEDMFYGSAGCLYAISPVFNVFSSSGKEKNFVYSHLHPTSRVYEPHPKPVGVAFGGSIGNERIFIDEDFSKVTVRHHAFDKTYQAGSLFPNQGFLPTEASVLEVEVWGLGGKNAKRTQTSYKKREELFTEQRRKVDLKTFASWEDSPEKMMMDMVSDPNSVRREDR; this is translated from the exons ATGGGAGCGTCGTCTTCAACCGAGCAAGTTCCAGCGGAGCAGCGCGAGGCCGAGAGCCTGGCGGCGTCGACAGGAGCACTTCCGATGCTTCGGAATGCTTTCACCGTCCTCGCCGATCCCCAAACCAACACCATTCCGCTTCACTCTCTTCAG AAATGCTTTAGCTTAACCGTTCAGAATCCTGAATGTGAAGCAACTGCAATTCCAGCACACTTTCAGAGGTTGTTGGCTCATCTGGGACCATCCGTAGTTGACCTGTTTTTCTTGGCTGAGAAAGGGGGTATTAGTTGGATTGAGTTCTTGAGAGGTTACGTGAAATGCTGTGGTTCAGCGTCCGCTTCTTCATCATTTAATGCATTATTCAGGGTGTTTGCCATGGGAGTTGCAAAGGCAGGTCTTCCTGCAAAACTGATGTTTGAATCGGATGATGCTCATTCTAAAATGAGCGGGTTCTTAATACCCACTGATCTACTCATGTTTCTCTGGATGTGTTATATTATGTCGTGGGATTCTAAGGATTTGGAGTTGTTTGGCGGGGAAAGAAATCATGGTCTTCCAGATTTGAGTCATCTGGTGCTATCATCTGTTTTATCATGTGCTGAAGTTGGTGTTGACTTCAACCCATGGGACTGTGATATCTTGGGCATGACCATGCAACTTCCAGCAGGAAAACTTCACATGTGGGCTCTGAGAACAGTTCCAAGCCTTCCTGATTGCTTTACACAATTTGTCCATGGAAGAATCCAGAAATGTATTACATCAGAG AACAAGTCAGACCCATCATGCTCATCTGTCCACGATCCTCCTGCAATAGTGGACCCCAATACTACTCATCTAACCAGAGGAAGGGCCTGGGCCATTTCCCTTACCATGAGGAGCACTTTAAGGGAGGAGATTTTGAAAGTATGCTTCTCCAGCTACAGTGGTGGAACCAATGAGAGCCTCCTTTACCG GTCATCTCTTCACGGGAGAGGCCTGAATCGTTTCTGGTCAAGTGTTGAAGGTTACAATGGCCCCATGCTGGTTTTAATTGCTGCTAGTTTGGGAGATAGTTATGAAGATAATGGAGAAGTCAAGAGATGGATTCTTGGTGCACTTACTCATCAAGCTTTTGAGAATGAAGATATGTTCTATGGAAGCGCTGGCTGTCTGTACGCTATAAGTCCAGTATTTAATGTGTTCTCATCTTCTG GGAAGGAGAAGAACTTTGTGTATAGCCACTTGCATCCTACTAGTAGAGTGTACGAGCCACACCCAAAGCCTGTAGGAGTTGCATTTGGAGGATCTATTGGGAATGAGAGGATATTTATTGATGAAGATTTTTCAAAAGTTACCGTTCGCCACCATGCTTTTGACAAAACTTACCAAGCTGGTTCCCTTTTCCCCAATCAG GGGTTCTTACCAACTGAAGCTTCGGTTTTAGAGGTGGAAGTATGGGGATTAGGGGGCAAAAATGCCAAGAGAACCCAAACTTCTtataaaaagagagaagaacTTTTCACTGAACAGAGACGCAAG gTTGACTTAAAAACGTTTGCCAGTTGGGAGGATTCGCctgagaagatgatgatggacATGGTCTCCGATCCCAACAGTGTCAGGCGGGAAGATCGATAA